One Nyctibius grandis isolate bNycGra1 chromosome 17, bNycGra1.pri, whole genome shotgun sequence genomic window carries:
- the HES4 gene encoding transcription factor HES-4 isoform X2 — translation MPADTGMEKPTASPIAGAPASASHTPDKPRSASEHRKSSKPIMEKRRRARINESLGQLKTLILDALKKDSSRHSKLEKADILEMTVKHLRNLQRAQMTAALSADPTVLGKYRAGFNECMNEVTRFLSTCEGVNTDVRTRLLSHLSACLGQIVAMNYPPPPPPPPPPSSQPAHLAQQPLHVQLPPAAAGAVPVPCKLNPAEALSPKVYGGFQLVPATDGQFAFLIPNPAFPPSSGPVIPLYANANVPVSAGSGSGNAAATPSASPVQGLTSFGGSIVPASQAGSPIAERSESVWRPW, via the exons ATGCCCGCCGACACGGGCATGGAGAAACCCACCGCCTCGCCCATCGCGGGGGCACCGGCCAGCGCCAGCCACACGCCGGACAAACCGCGGAGCGCCAGCGAGCACCGGAAG TCGTCCAAGCCCATCATGGAGAAGCGGCGCCGGGCGCGGATCAATGagagcctggggcagctgaAGACCCTCATCCTGGATGCGCTGAAGAAGGAC AGCTCCCGGCACTCCAAGCTGGAGAAGGCGGACATCCTGGAGATGACCGTCAAGCACCTGCGAAACCTGCAGCGGGCACAGATGACGG CTGCCCTCAGCGCCGACCCCACCGTCCTCGGCAAGTACCGGGCTGGATTCAACGAGTGCATGAACGAGGTGACGCGGTTCCTGTCCACCTGCGAAGGGGTGAACACCGACGTGCGTACCCGGCTGCTCAGTCACCTCTCGGCTTGCCTGGGCCAGATCGTGGCCATGAACTAcccaccgccgccgccaccaccaccGCCGCCGTCCAGCCAGCCCGCACATCTGGCGCAGCAGCCTCTGCACGTCCAGCTGCCCCCCGCAGCAGCCGGAGCCGTGCCTGTGCCCTGCAAACTGAACCCCGCTGAAGCCCTGTCCCCCAAGGTCTACGGGGGCTTCCAGCTCGTCCCTGCTACCGACGGCCAGTTTGCTTTTCTCATCCCCAACCCAGCCTTCCCTCCCAGCTCTGGACCAGTTATTCCCCTCTATGCTAACGCCAACGTCCCGGTGTCCGCGGGCAGCGGCTCGGGGAACGCGGCCGCCACCCCGTCAGCATCCCCGGTGCAGGGGTTGACATCATTTGGGGGCAGCATTGTTCCAGCGTCCCAGGCGGGAAGCCCCATCGCAGAGCGCAGTGAATCGGTGTGGAGGCCTTGGTGA
- the HES4 gene encoding transcription factor HES-4 isoform X1 translates to MPADTGMEKPTASPIAGAPASASHTPDKPRSASEHRKVNGGCRSGSNNGGGGGAGWRRARGRAESSKPIMEKRRRARINESLGQLKTLILDALKKDSSRHSKLEKADILEMTVKHLRNLQRAQMTAALSADPTVLGKYRAGFNECMNEVTRFLSTCEGVNTDVRTRLLSHLSACLGQIVAMNYPPPPPPPPPPSSQPAHLAQQPLHVQLPPAAAGAVPVPCKLNPAEALSPKVYGGFQLVPATDGQFAFLIPNPAFPPSSGPVIPLYANANVPVSAGSGSGNAAATPSASPVQGLTSFGGSIVPASQAGSPIAERSESVWRPW, encoded by the exons ATGCCCGCCGACACGGGCATGGAGAAACCCACCGCCTCGCCCATCGCGGGGGCACCGGCCAGCGCCAGCCACACGCCGGACAAACCGCGGAGCGCCAGCGAGCACCGGAAGGTAAATGGAGGGTGTCGATCGGGGAGCAACAACGGTGGTGGCGGCGGAGCTGGATGGCGGCGAGCCCGCGGCCGTGCTGAG TCGTCCAAGCCCATCATGGAGAAGCGGCGCCGGGCGCGGATCAATGagagcctggggcagctgaAGACCCTCATCCTGGATGCGCTGAAGAAGGAC AGCTCCCGGCACTCCAAGCTGGAGAAGGCGGACATCCTGGAGATGACCGTCAAGCACCTGCGAAACCTGCAGCGGGCACAGATGACGG CTGCCCTCAGCGCCGACCCCACCGTCCTCGGCAAGTACCGGGCTGGATTCAACGAGTGCATGAACGAGGTGACGCGGTTCCTGTCCACCTGCGAAGGGGTGAACACCGACGTGCGTACCCGGCTGCTCAGTCACCTCTCGGCTTGCCTGGGCCAGATCGTGGCCATGAACTAcccaccgccgccgccaccaccaccGCCGCCGTCCAGCCAGCCCGCACATCTGGCGCAGCAGCCTCTGCACGTCCAGCTGCCCCCCGCAGCAGCCGGAGCCGTGCCTGTGCCCTGCAAACTGAACCCCGCTGAAGCCCTGTCCCCCAAGGTCTACGGGGGCTTCCAGCTCGTCCCTGCTACCGACGGCCAGTTTGCTTTTCTCATCCCCAACCCAGCCTTCCCTCCCAGCTCTGGACCAGTTATTCCCCTCTATGCTAACGCCAACGTCCCGGTGTCCGCGGGCAGCGGCTCGGGGAACGCGGCCGCCACCCCGTCAGCATCCCCGGTGCAGGGGTTGACATCATTTGGGGGCAGCATTGTTCCAGCGTCCCAGGCGGGAAGCCCCATCGCAGAGCGCAGTGAATCGGTGTGGAGGCCTTGGTGA